The nucleotide sequence CCGGGTGGCTGTTGACTTTGGGAATTGTGAGGATGTTTGGTGATGTCATGGTGGGTTTGGttcccagctctcctcctccctgcttttTCTTATAACGCGTCGACCTGCACCTGAAATCAGATCCTGATCAGGATTTCGCCTGCGTgcttgtcacacacacactgctgccatGTCTTCCGGATTTGGAACTCAGTCGGTTTCCGACCCGGTAGGTACGGTGAATTCTGCGGAACTGGATTCATTAATGCCAGTCGGTGTGAAAGCGGTTTAGTCACGTTTGCTTCAGACGTGTTCTGGCCTCTAAACGTTGGTGTTCTGCATGGGACAAGCAGCAGGGACACTTTGTACTTGTGCGGACTACTTCAGTTCCTATTCAACAGCGCTGTGACTCTTTACATACAATATCACTCCGCTCTACAGGAGTTCTATTGATTAGCTGATTGGCAACAGTCGGTCTCCGGAACTATTTGTGTTGGCGGaaccaaataaataataaaaaccatAATGTCGACTTTTCAAAATGCGCTTTTTTAAACTTCTGAACAAAATCAATATCCCATTTGAGGTCACAAATGGGATATTGATCACACCAGGAggttcagcacagcagcactcCCCCTCGCCTGATAAATGCCTAAATTTCAGTTTTGAGTCTTTTTCATGAAATGATTGTGCAGGCCATTCCCTACATGGGTCCCATTTCTGGAGGACTGAAGGAGGGGATGTCAGTTGTTGTCAAGGGTGTGGCACCTTTAAACATGACCAGGTTAGTAATTCTTGGATACTACACAAATTTAAGGCTAATATGTTCAAAGCAATAGTTTCCACTCTGTCTTAATCTCTAACCTCCTGTCTGGGCGTGGCAGCTTGGCAGCTCCTTCGATAAATCCTTGTACATCCACACCTTTGATTACTGACTCGGGGCCATTAATATCTGTCCCACAGGTTTGCAATCAACCTGCGCTGTGCCGAGTCGGATTCCAGTGACATCGCTCTTCACTTCAACCCCCGATTTGATGGCAAGGACAAGGTGGTCTTCAACGCCTTTAAGGGCGGCTCCTGGGGCTCAGAGGAGTTCTACCAAATGCCCCTCACCAAAGGGGAGGCCTTCGAGTTTGTCATCAAGGCGACCTCAGAGGCCTATAAGGTCAGGCAAAGCACAGATTGCACAGTATAATGTAACGCACACCTTGTGTGCTTGATTCCCTCAGATTACACATGGTATGGTGTATTTTGCCAATATGTTGCAGATTAAAGTGGATGGGAAGGACTTCTACACCTTTCACCATCGCATCCCCCTCGATCGGGTTTGCGCCATCGAGATAAAAGGAGACGTCTCCGTCCAAACGATTCATTTCATGGGGGTGAGACGTTGAGCTTTCACTTTCCATGTTGGGGCGGGTGATGTGGTAACAACCACAGGTTTGTGTCTGCACATGTTCGTTAATGGTCGTTATGAGGTTACCACATGAGAAGGCATATCCACAACTTTCTGTTTATCTTGTTTGTGTCGCATTGAATCATTCTAagaattactttttaaaattttaggGTCATACTTCGGGAGGACACGGAGTGAGTAGACAATATTTGTCAACTAACAAGAGTAACTGATGCTATTAATTACTATAATAAAATGACCATATATTATTACTGTTAtgcttgtatttttttttcttcatctggaTTTGCAGGGTCTAGTCCCACTTTTAAACCTTCTAGTGAGACTTCTGCTTGATACCTTTTGCGTGCATGATGTTTCGTAATTAAAAGCTCGCATATATTAATGTCATTACAGAGCAATGATGGCCAAGTCACCAACCCTGTAAGTTATCTGTATTTAATAGGCCAAAAGAACCAACTGTTGTCATGTTTACATCGAGTGTCAATGAGAAGGAATTGCAACAATAAGTTACTGGTCACATTACATTTTTCACTTTAACAGTGAAATTATCTAAAGTTAATTAAACAGTTGTTGGGTGTATGAGAATTGTGGAGGTTTATCTTATCATTTGTGTGCACTTTGCAGAAGATTCCCTATATGGGGCCCATTTATGGAGGCCTGAAGGATGGCATGTCAGTCAACATTCAGGGAACGGCTCATGAAGACATGGACAGGTATGGACAGGAAAAAGCTCCCTCGTTGAGGGAGATGTCACAACGTCTCAGTCTGTagttgtgtttgtgcatgagTGAAATCAGTCTAGTCTTGACACCTTTGCTGGGGGGTCTGGAGTAGTATCTAACTCAACAGCTCTCAAATATCTGGTAGTTTTATGATCAACCTGCGCTCTGCTGAGTCCGAGTCCAGCGACATCGCTCTTCACTTCAACCCTCGCTTTACTGGGTGGGACAAGGTGGTCTTCAACTCCTTTGAGAACGACTCCTGGGGCTCCGAGGAGAAGATTCGGTCCATGCCCTTCACCAAAGGCCAGCCCTTCAAAATTGTCTTCATGGTGACCACAGAGGGCTATCAGGTCGGGCAACGAACATTAGAATTTAATCATCGTTGATCATCGAAGCTAGAAATGATATTAACACGGATGTTTGTGCAGGTTAAAGTGGACGGGCAGGATTTCTACACCTTTTCCCATCGCATCCCCCTGGAGCGAGTGTGTGCCATTCACATAGCAGGACAAGTTTCCATCCAGTCTATTAAAGTCTTGGGGGTGAGACTTTAAAGTTTTGCTTTGGATGTAATGGTGGTCATTGTGACAAAGTTAAACGTTTTCCTTTGATTTGCAGGGTGCAACGACAGGACAACAGACGGCGAGTACACTTTGTTACATTTGACACATTCTTCTGTTCAAATTATTATTCGAACTTTGCTAATCAAACTTTATTTCTTCATGTCATTATAGAACACGAATGACCAGAAAGTCTTCAACCCTGTGAGTAAATTCTAGTTATGTAATATTGATTTTGAGGAGTGGGATGTTTTTTGATGTTACTATGAAACTTCAGAGCTTCACAGCTTAATTCTTTGATGACCTTAGAGGAATTTACAGTACACTAGATGTAATACATGAGTCACAGCTTGGTTAAAGTTTACCTTTTGGAAAACATGTGCAGTTAGGTAATCAATGCTGAGACATATTAGAGTTgaatgtttcttttgtgttcCAGGCTATTCCCTACAGTACCTTAATCCCAGGACAAATGTCCCCTGGCAGGACTTTTACCTTCAGAGGCAACGCTCTCAATGAtgcagacaggtgtgtgtgtgtgtgtgtgtgtgtgtgtgtgtgtgtgtgtgtgtgtgtgtgtgtgtgtgtgtgtgtgtgtgtgtgtgtgtgtgtgtgtgtgtgtgtgtgtgtgtgtgtgtgtgtgtgtgtgtgtgtgtgtgtgtgaatgaatctGTGCCCACGCAAGGTTTGACTGCCTTTTACAAATCTCTACTGCAGTTTTGCCATCAACTTCATGGAGAGCAAGTCCAACAACATAGCCCTGCATATCAACCCCAGGGTGAAGGACAAGATTGTTGTGAGAAACACCAAAATTGGAGGCATCTGGGacaaagaggaaagagagcTCATCTTCAACCCCTTTGGTCCCGGGCTGTTCTTTGACGTAAGGGCTATCTACATTAAATCCAGTTTAATATATATCAACAAACCTGAATTCTGAAGCATTCTGTCTTCCAGATGTCGGTTACCTGTGACAATGACAAGTTTAAAGTGTCTGTGGATGGACAACACTTGTTTGATTACCACCACAAATTGAAACCCGTCAACATTATTGACAAGCTGGAGATTGTGGGTGATGTGGAGTTTTCCTACATTAGCTTCTGAGACCTAATGTTAGTCACAGTGACCATCTCATCATGTCTTGTGTTGGTCACCTGAATAAGGAAATAAACATTTGTGAATCATGAATGGATCTGGTGTGTATTTACTACCCTCTGCTGGAGTAAAGAAGGCACTACATTGTTTTGGAATTCATGATGGATGCATTTATTTCTTGTACAAAATACCTTATAGCTATTGTATAAAAACTGCTTAGCAACAATATAAAGGTAATTAACTGTATAATCCCAATTCAACCAATCATCTCAGTACATTTACCAGATCTATACACAAATACTGGCTGTCCGAAGGCACTGATGGTAATGTTGAGCTGTGAGCTTTCAGGCTGGTAATtgtttaaaggtgtgttttgtttttgttttttcttttctgttgaaaatattccaaacacacactggtacttaaaaatgttaaagatcAAATTAAAGCAGCGGCTCACTCTCAGCACCATTGTACCAAAGGTCACGTGAGTAATTCCCACTTTATCCCAACAATCGTTTCAGGAATACTGTTTTGTATGCAAGTACCGTCAATAGTGATATCCTTTTACATAAAGAAAACCTCTCAAACTGTGTACGAATAAGGcaaatatgtacagtatatacttCAAGATCAAAATAAGTGCATGTATTATACGACATCATTGAAGCAAAACTTTGGATAGCCAAACGTCCTTTTGGGTCTCTAATGCTGCTTTCTGTCTGTATTGTGGTGAAAACCCAATTCTATTTGCAGTACCTAGCCTGGACATGCAAATACAGTCCAGAACAGGTGGGATAATATTATGGAATACATTCTGTTggacaccccccaccaccaccgaatccatgcagctgttgctgtgatTGCCTCTTTGAAGCATGTGTGAGACATTAGAGACAGGATGAGCCAGAATGTCAATGAAAGATGGTAAAACACCAGAACAAAGATTAACATATAAACACATATAAACATTGGTGCAAAATGAAACCAGCATATTACTTTTTacaatttcattaaaaaaacactgtgCTTAAGGCAGAAACAAAGCCGTGGCGTTGCCCCCAGCATTTGCCTTGTGTATCCCCGACATGTCTATACCTCCCTTTGTTCTTTTAATGGTTGCGGCCTTGTGATGTGAGCGGCACCTCTGTCCCTGATGAGCAAATACTAAGGTTCCGCACAGAGTCGggaggtgtctgtgtgtaaataATCATGGCTGCTTCATGCAGAATGAGCAATGCTCCAGCCTGAAGATGGCAGTGGGGCTGCTTGCTACATTAGGCCACACATTAACACAAGCGCGGTTTTTCATTGCTAACAAACGAGGCGTCTTTAAAGTCTTTAAAGCTTGCAGtagagttttcttcatttttcactTGGATTTCTCAGTCTGGCAGTGGTTGAGCTGAGTTCACAGCGCTTCATGAATCACGGGGGCGACTCATTCTGCACGCAGGTAgttgtttttttgctgttgctgctgggacTGATTGTGCTGCAGCATTTTTACACTAGTAAGTACCTTCCTCCTGTCTAAAAGCATATTGCATTcacttgtaaaaaaaacaactgaaaaactGTTTTTCCCGACTAATTTTTTCTGGTTTTCGGGGTAGTTGTTTTCTGAAATATCAAGGTACTTCAAAGTCCCACCAGAACCTCGCACCTGACCAGCTGATCCTGGAGGAACACACCTACTGTATGTCTAGGAGAGCTGAAGGGTTTGCATTCAGAACAACTGCAAAGTCTTCAACTGCCTGTGCAAAGTCGACCAATATTACTATCTTGACATAACTAAACAAGCTGGTTCTGTTTGCTTCCATTAAATTGAGCTCTCAATTAAGGAATGAATGCATTAAATGCTCTCTAAACTGGAAAAACTGTCCaaaaaacaggggaaaaaaaccctcagaAAAATTAGAAATGTTTCAAGCGAATGCAAAACGCTTCCCTATTCCTGCTGGTACATCATTCACACATTAACATTGATATTTAAATGTGCTCCTATTAAAGAAACAGGACATACGGTCTCTGTTCGACGGAATGTCTTTagctgtgtgtgcttgtgcaaagtatttgttgggggggggggttgaggctGCGCTCATTCGGCAGCGGGAGGCTGGATCCTGTTCTCGGACCTGCAGGAAAGCTGTGGCACACTTGGCAGTGACGAGTCCAGTCAGTGTTTTTAGGTGCACGGCCGTCACTGCCAGGCCATTTTCCTGGGCCCTTCCCTGTCCTCCAACAGCTCCACCGTTGGGGTGGGGGCCGGGGTGGGGTTGGGAGTCGAGTGGCAGGATGGGTGTAGAGGCAGTGTGGCTGCGGAGGATGACACCGGCATGTCCAGACTTTCCAGCGAGTCAGAGAGCGCACGGTTGGTCTCGTGCTGGGGACAGAGGACGTAGCGGTTCGGGTGGTGGACCTCCACTGTGGTCACAGAGTCCAGGCCTTTCAGGCAGAGCGGAGAAGGACCCCTGATGGGGTCTCGGCCTCCAACAGCTCCGAGCTCCATGGATGACTCGTCCATGTTTACGTACAGGATCTCATCTGGGTCCTGAGAGTCTGGCAGGTCCTCAAGGGCCTTTTCCAGCTCGCACCTCAAGGTCTCAAACGATGGGCGATCCTTTGGGCTCAGCAGCCAACAGGAAAACATCAGAGCGTAGCTGAAAATCAGGAAAAAGGAACAAGATTCCTGTTTATACACATGAAAAACGGTTTTATAGTTGATGTAGGAATGTTTTCAGGATCAGGTTTGTGATCCCATCTCCTATAGAAAAGAGAGAACTGCAAATTTATTAGGGCGAGTGCTGGGAACGGTCTGCGCAGCGAGTTTATGAGACTAAACATAAATAAAGAGATTGGAATTCCTCATTCAGGTCAGGAGATTTTTGCctgatgaggggaaaaaaagccttgtAAACCAAACATTTCTGAGGCTCATCAAGTGCAGAAAACACTCACATGCAGTCGAGACAGTCTGGAGGCTGTTTAAGACGGTTTCCCTGTCTCAAGTAATCATAAATCTCACTGTTTTCCACCCCCGGATATGGAGTCTGGCCCCGAGTGGCGATCTCCCACATGGTGACCCCGAACGACCACTGAGAGAGACAAACAGGCACTTCATCAGGTACAGGTCAAATGGTAGCCATAGAAACGACACACAGCCATGTCTAGGGTGACCTGATTTCTCAAGATGAGAGTGAACTCACCACGTCGCTCTTCGTGGTGTAGACTCGATCAGCCAAGCTTTCAATGGCGATCCATTTCACAGGCATCTTTGAGATCCTGCCCTGTCTGTAGTAGTCGCCATTGTAGATCTTCTTGGAGAGGCCGAAGTCAGCCACACAAACGTTCATGTTCTCGTTCAACCTGGGGGGGGATTCGTGCTCGGTAAATGCAAACATCATCCTAAAATACTGTAAAGTTGTTTCTCCTCTTAGTATCTTAGAGGAAGAACAAGGCTTACATGCAGTTGCGGGCTGCGAGGTCTCGATGGATGAAGTTCTTGCTGCTGAGGTACTCCATCCCTCGGGCAATATCAGTCATAAACTTCACTAGCATCTGAGACGGGAGGTACTGAAACAGATAAAGGACACGGGGTTTGAGCTACACTTTCCGttctgcccagcagggggcagcagagctcaCGTGTCTGAGGATGGATCTGCTGAGCTCAAACTGGGCGCCGCTGTTCAGGAACACCTTCTGTGTTTTTACACATCTGGACCTTTCAGAATTCTGCAGAAGCCTTGTTCTGATTCAGCTCTCAAAATGGCCCCGTCTTCCTGGCAAAGCGGCAAAAATCGGATTCCGAAAAAGCATCCCGTccaacaacaaataaaactgcagattGCAAACAATGATCTCAGCGTGTGTGCGAGGCCAAGAACACGTCAGAGCCTCCGACAATGGGTTCACGCTAAACTGAACTTTGGATATCATTTTGCTGACAGAATTCACATGAACTGCTCACCCCTCAACTCATTAAGCTGGTAAATCATTTGGGAAAAGATGTGTCCTGCGGGGTtgtgcgtgagtgtgcgtgtgtgtgtgttttgctgactCGACACATTTATTCTTTGCAGTCAAGACCTACCACAGGACAGTCTCCCAGTCTGGAGTAAAGCAGATAGCTATGCAGATCTCCATGTTTCATATAGGGCAAGATGACAACAGGGGAGGGGTAACCTTCGCTCTCTAcagtctgcagacacacacctgtgatAACACACCAGATCACTatcagagacacacactcatatcCAAGAGGACAGGTTTACTCAATAAGGGACAGTGTTGAGTTTAGTTTTCAGGATTTAACTTCATAAAGTGAACAGCGAATGCTTTATCTGCTCCAGGTTTGAAGAATTCTTCTAAATGTTTTCCAAACTGGAGAATCGGGGCTTTTTCAGAGATTAAAATGAGTCTAAATTAGCTTGGGAGTGTTACCCTGGTAATCCCTGGTCTGGATTGTGTTGAAATCTGAAATGGATTTACTGCCACTTAACAGATCCCAGCCgtagatgaggaaaaaaagaatcaatttTAGATTTAAATGAGGCTGATCTGATTTACCCAGGAGCCTCATGACGTTGGGGTGGTCAAACTCTTTCATGCAGGCGGCTTCGCGAAGGAAGTCTTCCATCTCCGTGCGGGTACAGATGGCAActagaaacaaaaacagtgtATGGGGTGAGTTCACGTTAACAATTATTAATACCACAGACTTCAGCCTTTCTGGGGGGATATTAAATAGTTATAAATCTTCGGCAATTTGGGGAATCGCCCTTTCTCCAGCTGAAGAACTGTTTTCTGGCCACGGTTGTcatgtttgacctttgacagcCCTGATTTCTGGGAGCTTTTGCCGTTTACTCACTTTTCATAGTCTTGACAGCAACTTTGAGAACCGATTCCTCCTGCATCAACAGCCCTTCCATCACCGAGCCGAACTCTCCTGATGAGGAAACACGGTTTAAATGCAACATCGGTGACTTTCGTATCTCACAGTGACATGTGAAGGTCTTAACTGTTACTCTGTAGCTAGTACAAAACATTTTATAGTGTCAGACACATGAGGTGGAAACAAAAATGATTACAGACCTTCTCCCAGTGTTTTCCCAAGTGTTAGTTTATGTCTGTCCACCATTACGTCTTGTagcttctgcttcagctcatCACTGATGCCCAGGCTGTTCactgaggggggagaaaaatgaggATTTCAACCTTTTCCACTCCAGGTTAAAAGGGGTCGCTATTTATTCACTGCATTTAAAAGTCAGAGGACaacaaacatgcaaaaaaaaccagTTCCTTAAAACAAAAGAGCACTCTCAGGAATCCAAAACTTAATCAGGCTATAAACAACGTCCTCTCAGAACACTCTTTAGCCGTCAAACGCCCAGCAGGGGACCTCACCGCAGTGGGGAGATGACGTCAAGGTTTACATTTCCCCGATTTCAGTCGTGAGCAGAAAGGTCCCGGCCAACTGGCCATCGTTGAGTTCGGTCTTGGCCAAGAGGCCTCGCTACAGATATTAGCTCTGTTTTCACATCTGGACCTGAATATGACAATTCCAACAACATGCGTAGATTccccctccagctgctgctccactaTCAATCTGCCACAAGCCGAACAACAGTGCGCTCAGGCCACAAGCACGTAACAACACATGCTGGCGTGACCAACAATTAGCCAATGCATTCAATAAGCCGGGCCCAAGGGTTCTGTTTTACCCTGAGAATCATCCAAAAGTCCTGGTCAACACCAGCAGTGCAAATCCCACCCAAATCCATCTGACATGAGCCTgtccctttttttctcccagcatgcatttcCCTTTTTACTCAGTTGCTTTTTATCCGAGCATcgccctccctctgtctctttcaggtcatttcttttttttttttttttgccttttctctaAACTTTTGCCTTCTCCCGGCCTCTTTGTGGTTGTGGCAAGCTGAGACCTGCGTATGAGGTATGAGACAAATTTCATGTGTCCATCAGGGACAATGTCAAGGCTTGAATCCGTCCCAGCTGCGTGAAATCGGAATCCGGTGGCTGCGCTCACATCCACGCCACTCTTGTCTGTATTCCCGGGGACCTACGGGAATACTGGCTCGCGATAACGCAGACAGCTACTCCCCACTGAAGCATTACACCAGGACCACAGCGCCTCCCTCACAGGAGTGTTTCACCTCCAACCAGAGCCGTCATGAAACCCTTTAACTGATCGCAACCCGACCTTTTATTCAGCCAAAGGAAACTGCAGATCCGTCTCTTTCTTTccccttttccccccctttcttACTATCTACCCAGACAGAGGCAGGTTGGTGCATGCAGAGAGGCACATCTCCCACTGCTGCAGGTACAACCAGGCACAAATATTTGAAATGCCGTTGTTCTGAGCAGCTCGGGGGGGCAGAGCAGTAAACTCACACGTCGCTTCTGTTGTTCTGCGGCTGTAGGTCCGACGAGCACGGTACCTGACCACCAGCTCTCCGCTCTCCATCATGGGCTCAAACGCCTCCCTGTCAATGcagaaatgaatgaatacacaGAGAGAATGTGACAGTTGGTgggttttgatcttttttttttgctatccTCTGCTCTAGAATGCCCTCATACATGTAGCAGGAAGGTCAAGGAACTAAAAACAAGTAAACTTTGGTTTGGAACAGCAATACGGTCCCTCCCTTCCACCCACGTGGAGCAAAACTGCCTACGCACCCGAATCTTGTCTCCTTTCGCCGCAGCTTGGCCACGTAAACAACCATGAGCACAGCCATGGACACGGCACCAGCAATGCCCATCACCACATACCACCAGTGCCAGGAAAATTCCGTGGGAGGGGGATCTGAGGGAGGACACAGCCGGGCATAAAGGAACATTCACAACCGCTGTTTAAAGGTTATGGATTATatatgacagatttttttttaaatttt is from Takifugu rubripes chromosome 11, fTakRub1.2, whole genome shotgun sequence and encodes:
- the axl gene encoding tyrosine-protein kinase receptor UFO, translated to MEPVKVLTTAANIMKPRKICTSEMLIWIFAVTFCSWRCVATSTLTDLVFEQNPRTVISSLGKPVVMDCTLRGTGGEEEDPPDVLWLRDSVPLHYTDTNQFQVHTGGNSWTVISTLRIEKVQLSDMGSYQCAVLSEEQEIFSKEGSIQLEGLPHFSVEPQHMSVEANVSLSLSCVAHGPPEPVRVIWLQDGAPLNSLTDPVALSPSTFNLTGLNRTSTFSCEAHNRKGVATSGSGTITVLPSRPKHVRAVEITQSSLRLSWTPGFGGDYPIIHCSVQAKHLSEDLEEQPDELIHNQNVDIPPITHLIEDLEPHSSYAVRVACHSSQGPSDWSPWVELRTKEGVPENPPVNVTAVLNGTEVLMAWEGPPGRLNGELQGYMVEYSTPAAQQFYVDTGLDTELSINLSMPLSNVSFRVCAYTGAGRGPWTPSQTLSLVSPEMEGFRDPPPTEFSWHWWYVVMGIAGAVSMAVLMVVYVAKLRRKETRFGEAFEPMMESGELVVRYRARRTYSRRTTEATLNSLGISDELKQKLQDVMVDRHKLTLGKTLGEGEFGSVMEGLLMQEESVLKVAVKTMKIAICTRTEMEDFLREAACMKEFDHPNVMRLLGVCLQTVESEGYPSPVVILPYMKHGDLHSYLLYSRLGDCPVYLPSQMLVKFMTDIARGMEYLSSKNFIHRDLAARNCMLNENMNVCVADFGLSKKIYNGDYYRQGRISKMPVKWIAIESLADRVYTTKSDVWSFGVTMWEIATRGQTPYPGVENSEIYDYLRQGNRLKQPPDCLDCIYALMFSCWLLSPKDRPSFETLRCELEKALEDLPDSQDPDEILYVNMDESSMELGAVGGRDPIRGPSPLCLKGLDSVTTVEVHHPNRYVLCPQHETNRALSDSLESLDMPVSSSAATLPLHPSCHSTPNPTPAPTPTVELLEDREGPRKMAWQ
- the LOC101073226 gene encoding galectin-4-like, yielding MSSGFGTQSVSDPAIPYMGPISGGLKEGMSVVVKGVAPLNMTRFAINLRCAESDSSDIALHFNPRFDGKDKVVFNAFKGGSWGSEEFYQMPLTKGEAFEFVIKATSEAYKIKVDGKDFYTFHHRIPLDRVCAIEIKGDVSVQTIHFMGGHTSGGHGSNDGQVTNPKIPYMGPIYGGLKDGMSVNIQGTAHEDMDSFMINLRSAESESSDIALHFNPRFTGWDKVVFNSFENDSWGSEEKIRSMPFTKGQPFKIVFMVTTEGYQVKVDGQDFYTFSHRIPLERVCAIHIAGQVSIQSIKVLGGATTGQQTNTNDQKVFNPAIPYSTLIPGQMSPGRTFTFRGNALNDADSFAINFMESKSNNIALHINPRVKDKIVVRNTKIGGIWDKEERELIFNPFGPGLFFDMSVTCDNDKFKVSVDGQHLFDYHHKLKPVNIIDKLEIVGDVEFSYISF